The DNA window ctctatccacaAGAAGTTACAAGGAAAACTTTGCGGAATTGAATATAAGAGTCAATGGACTTATATACCGTGAAAATTTCCACTGAAAATTGCCATTATCTTTTGgttttagaaaatgaataaagactTCATCAATGTTCACACATAGGAGGACTAGGGTCTACGTTTTTCTTATAACCTTTATCTTAATTAAGGTTGATTTGACATGAATTTCAGGATAAAcataatttgtaatttataatTGCTAAACACCAAAGTTCTTCTCGTTGCAAATGGTTGCAAATTACTTGTAAGAAATCGAAGAGTTGATTTCATCAACTCTTCGATTTCTTACAAGTAATTTGCAACCATTTGCAACGAGAAGAACTTTGATGTTTGTTTTTTGTATTGTGTTGTCAAAGATTTGAacaatgaaaataaataaaaaagaaaatttgtaagTTGGAGATGACAACTGGTTAATGACCTTTTCATTGGTGGTTAAGATTGATGTTTCAAGAACCAGAAGTCAGCGTTCAAATTTtccttccccttttttttcgCATTTTATAATGAGTCAATACCTCAATTACATGTAGTATAACCagtccaaccaaacctcaaaaGAGCTGATGAATTGTACATCAACATAATCCACATTTTTCCAAAAGGAAGTTAGTTGCCTTTGACACTTCATTGAATGCTAACTGGCGTTGTTGTGCCCTGAAGACTACTTGAAGAGATTTATTTATTGATTGCGACATGAAATAGGAAGGTCCGATAGTCAAATTGTCAATTAGATAACCATGACGTAATATGTGACGTAAGATGTGACGTAACATGTGAGGTAACATGTGACGTAATCCGATATTGGGGAATTTGACAATTAAATGAACTGGTGGGAAAAATGTTTTCGCAACAAGTTAATTTCAATATTCCTAAGTCTCAATCTGGGAAATTATTTTAATGTGAAGGAGGTTTGTAGTGTTGGAAAAAGGATTTAGAGTGGAGAGGTGATTTTTTATGCGTAATTAAAATATTTGAGGAAGCAAAAATAGATGGGTGAAGATGaagatgtatatatatatatatatgcaacgTCCCAATTACATGTATTACTAATCCAACCAAACCCCAAAATTTTGATGAATTGCACATCAACATAAATCACATTTTGCCAAACAACTTTCTCTGTGTTGAGTCCCATGGTTTGATTTGAGAGCGTCTTAATATTTaagtttatttaattattctaataAACTTGAAATTGTGTTCAATTTAACTTGttggttattattattatttttggtaaCACGTTTTTTCATCGAACTGATTTCAAACGAGTTTTTAttaaagtaactaaaatttttttacccATAAATTCAAGTTTTTTGCTAATTGAGTCAATATCAAACTGAGTCAATATCAAACTGAGTTCACTCATGCTAGTCCAAACTCGATTCAAGTGTCTTTCAAGCCTAATTTATATGTATGCATTTTGAGTTTTCTTTGTTAGTTACCGTCCTTTTTGCTGTTTTCCATGTCCACCATCAATGTCCTAAATAGGGTAGACAAGTACAGAGATAGACCTACAGACCTTAGAAATTCCATTTTCAGTTGAAACCCCTCATTTTTTCAGACCATCAGGTCGGAGAGCATAGCCAGCACTTTCGACACTTTCTCCACCCTTTCCTTCTTCCCCAACCGAAGCCCCAGTCCGCCTTTTGACGAAACTTCTAAGTTCCAATACGAAACAAGTCTTCCTTCAATTTCCAAACGTGGCTCTATTCTATTATATTCCCTGGCACCCCCTGATTATCATACCAACCCAGCAACCAAAactaataaaaaacaaaaacctCCGAGTAACGAACCGCGTACGCTCCCCATGTCACGATAACCCAAGAAAAAGGCTTATATTTGCCCAAATTCTCCGTACAAACTGTCCGAGTCACCGTCAAACATCCCCACCCTCATCCCCTCTGAATCTTCCTCTCCGTGTTCCCACCCACACGCGCTTCCTTCTTCGTCCTTCCTATCATCTCCATTTCTATAAGACCTTCCCCAATCTCAATCTTTTTATAGTTCAAACAATCCTTGGTGTTCACATCTTTATTCAACAAAATATCAAGTACTGCTTTCACACCATTATGGAAATTTCATCTTTCTCGTCACCATATAGTGGTAGTAGTAGTGAAGATTACCTCTCTTCTAACTTATTCAGTTTCTTTCAAGAATTGGATCCCATTGCTATTCCTGCCAACAATacgtcttcttcttcctcctctcaGATTAATATTAAtctctccaagaaaagaaaaagggtcgATCACGAGCCTACTTCTTCCTCGATTCAGGACTTTGTTaacactttcttgacttttgataGCGATAACAAACAACAAGAACAGCAGCAAGAAGACGAATTCCTTCTCTTTCCATCTCTGGCTTCTTTCTCTCAGTCGCCCTCAAGTACAAGTCCAATGAGAGAAATGAAAGAGGATGCTATTGGAACTGCCTCCGAATCCAAAAGGGCTCGTCGGAGTTCGCCTGAAGTTGGAGCATCAGAAGCAGGAACCAGCTCGCAGAGGAGATTATGGGTAAAGGATCGATCAAAAGCTTGGTGGGAGCATTGTAATAGCGCCGATTTTCCGGAGGAGGAGTTCAGGAAAGCTTTTCGGATGAGTAAAGCCACTTTTGATATGATTTGTGATGAGCTTGAGTCAGTTGTTACGAAGAAGGATACAATGCTGCGTTTGGCTATTCCGGTTCGCCAACGGGTTGCGGTTTGTATATGGAGATTGGCTACGGGGGAGCCTCTCCGGGAGGTGTCGAAGCGATTTGGATTGGGAATCTCAACTTGTCATAAGCTTGTCCTTGAGGTTTGTTCTGCAATCAGGAATGTTTTGATGCCTAAGTTTTTGCAGTGGCCTAGTGAGGAGAATATGAGGGAAGTCAAGAGAGGTTTTGAAATGATTTCTGGGGTAGCAGATGTGGCTGGTTCGATTTATACAAGCCATGTTCCAATTATAGCTCCTAAGGTTAGTGTTGCCTCTTATTTTAACAAGAGGCATACTGAGAGGAATCAGAAGACGTCTTATTCGATTACGGTTCAGGGGGTCGTTGATCCTAAAGGTGTTTTTACTGATATTTGTGTTGGATGGCCTGGTTCAATGACTGATGATAAGGTTTTGGAACAGTCTGCTTTGTATCAGAGAGCAAATAGAGGACTTTTGAAGGATGTTTGGGTTGTCGGAAATGCAGGATTTCCACTTATGGATTGGGTACTAGTTCCATACACAAGGCAGAATCTTACTTGGACTCAGCATGCTCTCAATGAGAAGGTTGGAGAAGTTCAGAATATTGCCAAAGAAGCATTTATGCGATTGAAAGCTCGATGGAGGTGCTTGCAGAAGAGGACAGAAGTTAAGCTCCAGGACTTGCCAATTCTGCTTGGGGCATGCTGTGTACTGCATAACATATGTGAAATAAGGGATGAGGGAATGAGTCCGGAGCTGAGATTCGAATTGTTTGACGATGAAGTGGTACCTGAGAATCCTGTGAGGTCCATGAATGCATTTCAGGCTAGAGATCAAATTGCACACAAGCTGTTGCACCATAACCTGGCAGGCACTACCTTTTTGTAGTTAGAAGATGTCTGAGCTTTTCTTAGTGCTTCTATTCAcagattgattttttttcatgGCTCTTGTCTTAGTCATGCTATAGAATAAAATTCCATTGTAATTCTTTGACATTTGTAGACGATTTCTTTTACCTTTTGAATTAATAGAATCCATCAGGCTGCGCTTCTTTTGAGATTGATTAATATTTAGCCCTGCAACTATCTCCCCTTAGTTTTCCTTCTGCGGTTCGAGGATCAAAAACTGCACGAAGTTCCAATTTCACATGCTTATTGTTCAGACAGGAAAAATTGATCCTTGAGGATGAATGGAATTTGTTCCTTCCACAGGGGAAATTGATTATATGCACGTAACCATATGAGTTGCTGTTAACTAGCTTTTTTGCGGTCAAGCATGATGTCAAATTTCTGCCATTTTGACTGAACGGAGATTTTCGTCATTGTGCTTCGTCGATGAAAATAATTAGGCAAGGGCATCAGGAATTGGGTTGACTCGCTTTTTGCGTCAAGTGTCCTTGTTAAGGAAACAAAATGACCAGCAGTTGAAGTTAGGATATCCTTTGGTTTATTTATGGGCATCAGCAACAGTTGTGACATGCTTCTAGTTTCTCTTTCTATTGAAAAATTCGAAACTGTTGCTAGGGAAGACAGAAAGCTAAAtgtttgaattgcatttttttagattttttttttaaattattgtaataatttgatatgtacgaaataaaaagatgattaaaaaaaaaagcccccTCTTCCAGTCGGGTTGAGCCGTAATTCTAAGCTCCAGAATTGATTACAAGTTGGTCAGATTGGTTTACAGGTTATCTCCTCCTCCCTGATTCAAGTCTTACCCAAGCTTTTTTTTTCCTGGCCTTTTGGGCAAAAGTGCCATAATTAAAGTTAACACGAGCGACCACGACGACGTCGTCGTCATAATCAGGGCGATGTGTTGGTCAACTTAATGGCCGCTCAGCAAGCCTGTGGGTCCCTTCACCTTGCGGGACCCATCCACCTGTCGTCCTCCACGTTAATAGCAAAATGCGGAGGAGAAACGGGCTGTTGTGATTTCTGAAGCTCCCGTTCCGTTCCATAATTCACCTCCTGCCCTTCCCTTCCCTTCCCTTTTGTACTCTGTTTTTCTACTTCGGTTTGCGTTTTCCCTGTCCCGCTTCCGCTGTCTCAATCTTCCCCAATTGTTCCCACGCCACACCACCTATATACGTAACATATCCGTATATACAGGTGTGCGTATATTCATGCTGAGACAGCGGTTCGTGGATATATACGCAGATAAATACGTATTCTGAAAGATATGGAGAGGCAGGTAGGGGAAGAGGTGGAGGGAAAGGTGTTGGCGGCGTCGGCGGAGGAGCTGGACGTAGAATCCGACGAGCAGCTCATGTCTACCTTAACATTGGAACGAGTTGCTGCCGCCAAGAAATACATTGAGGATCACTATAGAGCTCATATGAAACTCATTCAACAGCGCAAAGAAAGGtcccttttaaaaaaaaaaaaaattttattctgtgcattttcatttgtatCCTTTCCTGATAATCCGCTCAATGAATATATACATACGAAAGCTTCAAAAATATCCAGGCCAATACCTGCGTCTCACCATTTTCTTGAAATGAATTCTGCGTAATAAGGATATTGATTTTGTAGTTCATGTATGACATGGTCATTTAGTTTATTTGCCTCGTTGCTTGGCTGTGATTTTTGCTATTGATTACAAACTCCTGTAAACCCTGCGTGTGATTTGGAGATTGCAAACAACTAAGATAAAAAGGACCTTACATGACTTCCCTATATGCACATTTTCCATGGTATCAAGATGATGATCTTATGATCGTTTATTTGTAACTCAAATTTGATTCATTATCTCCAAAAGCTGTTTGGCACCTGATACTGCAACGATATTATGCGTGTTGGTTTGTGGGAGGTGTAGCTAGTCTATAACATTTACATGTTGAACACTTATAGGTATAgaagttaaatttttttttttgggtcttaCATTTTGCTCCTCCCATATTTTCATCTGTCTTTACCAATGAGTTCTCGTATGTTCTTTGGAGCTTCTAATATCATCTTACAAACAAAACTTCCAGGCGCTCGGCACTTGAAACAAAGTTAGCATGTTCAGATGTATCAGAGGAGGAGCAGCTTAATCTTTTGAAGGATTTGGAGCGTAAGGAGACAGAGTATATGAGACTTAAACGACATAAGATATCCGTTGCTGATTTTCAGCTTTTGACAATAATAGGAAGAGGAGCCTTTGGAGAGGTTTGAGATTTCTACATCTAGTTAGGTTTTTAGCTTCTGCATTCCCTCTATTAGATTGATTGATTTTTACTTCTGGTCACCTGCGATTTCTTCATTGTTCTTGGATGTTTGTGATCTATATTAGATTGAAATCTGAGTTTGTGACCCTTGCCAATAGTGTCGAAATCTGAGTTAGGATTTCTCATTGCCATTTTTATAGTCctcaattaattattagattgtTTTACCTGCAGCTAGGTAGCAGACTTCTGTATCCCCAGCTGTTAACTTATTCATAGTCTGAGTCATCCATAGTCTTATGTCAACAGTTAACAATGACAATCTGAGTTATTCATAATCTTATGCCAACAATTGACAACCATATTCTTATGGTGAAATCCATTTAAactattcctttctttttcGCCTGCTTTTTCCCTTCTGTGATAATTTCTTTACTTGTAATGTGGCTCTGTTCTCATTTTCTTGCTGACTTCTTTCACTTAATAAAGAGGCTTCTTTAACTTATTCTGCTAGAAGTAAGTAAATTTTATgcattattttttattcatttacCTTAAAGGCATAGCTTTTATTGTTTTGCATATTGGTAGGAACATGCTGGTCACGCCTGGCCAGTTGGGCATAGCATCTGCAAAGTGGCAGTCTTATCTTGCTGGATTTTTAATTGTTAGAAACCTGGTCATGGAAAAGCTTGTGTGCATGTTGTTGAACCTATTCCAGAATGATTCTTAGACTAGAATATGTGGTATAACCCTGTGCCAAACTTAAATGTGTGCTAATTGATATAGAACATATGGTTTGCATAGTAATTGAAAACATGTTTGGGGCGTTGGATCAAAAAGATACCTGAGACTACTTTTACCCCAACGTAGGAAGTCTTATTGGAAGTGCCTAAGTGCTTAATGCTCACTTTCCCATTTGGTTACgcctctctgtttttcttttttctcgtGTCATATCTTCTATTGGAAAGTTGTCATTTGGTGAAATATTATTCGTGCATTTTATCTTAACTCTTATGTTGTTGTGCTTATACTCAATTTCTATTACAGGTTAGGTTGTGTCAGGACAAGAAATCTGGTGAAATATATGCAATGAAAAAGTTGAAGAAGTCTGAAATGCTTAGTAGGGGACAGGTGCACTTTAATCTGTTTCCTTGTGGTTCCTGTCTGTTACTTATAATAAGAACGTGTGGATGTCATACACCTTGGAACTAAATTTCACATATTTTGAGACAGCAACTCGGTCAGAAGTTGTAATTCTTTATGATATCCATTCTGCATGTTTCTTGTACCAAACTTGTTTTCTCCTGCATTtgcttttgacttcttttttttttttttgggtttaatagTTCTACAACTCAGTGAAATGTCCTCTTTACGATTGCTTGTGCATGTTGTAGGTTGACCATGTTCGAGCTGAAAGAAACCTTCTTGCAGAAGTTGCTAGTTACTTCATTGTAAAGCTCTATTATTCTTTTCAAGATGCTGACTACTTGTATCTCGTAATGGAGTACCTGCCTGGAGGAGATATGATGACTTTGCTTATGAGAGAGGAGACATTAACTGAAACTGTTGCAAAGTTTTACATTGCTCAAAGTGTCCTGGCTATAGAGTCGATCCATAAGCATAACTACATCCACAGGTTGGTATTAGGCTTTTGGTGACACATTTATGAACTATTGACCTAATTATTGGTTGTTCTAAAGTTAATTATTTagattctttttcttgtttaataGTATTATTGTTCAACACAGGGATATTAAACCTGACAACCTTCTGTTGGACAAAAATGGTCACCTGAAACTTTCTGATTTTGGTCTCTGCAAGCCTCTTGACTGTTCAAATTTAACTCCTATAAATGAAAATGAGGTGATGGGTGATCCAAGTACGAAGGGATCAGTCGTTCCCAATGGCTGCTTTCCCGATAAAGGAAATGGAAGTTTTTGGAATAGCTCTCTTGAACAATTGCAGCATTGGCAaaaaaataggagaaaattAGTAAGCCAATAATAAACTCGTATTTTCGCTTACAATATTTACTTGAATGATGTAAGTTGGTTTCAAAGTCAATGTTATCATTTCATCTTATACTACATCATACAGAAACATTTAGCTTTAACTGTTTGTGATATTAACCTGGCTGGTCATTGGAATGCATGAAAACCAAGTATCTGCTGTTAACTTAACATGAAGATCAGGAGGAAGATAAAACTCCTTTGGATTTTCAGAATTTGAGATCTTAAAGGAGTACCATGTCAAGTAGTTTTATGTGCTTGACCCTTTAAAAGAGTTTCCAACTTATGAAGGGAGTCTGTTCAAGACATGCAGAAATATCTATTAACTTCAGTTTGAGCCTTAGGACCTTAGGTGACAACTTTTTTCAGTCTTTGACAAGGAGTACCTTCAAAGGTTCTAGTAAACTAGGTTTCATATGGAATTTGGCAGTAATAAATCTTTGTTCTTTTTCCCATATCCTCACCAGGGGAGAaattctctttctctctccctcttGCCTCCTACATCTTGATGTGCATTGATAAATGCTACTGCAATACATCAGGGCTAACTGCAAGCATTGAAATCACTCAGGGGCTACCATCACTTGCAAAGTTCAGGCCTCCTTTTTTGAGCTTCCATTTTTTGAAACGTTGTTTGGGAGACTGACTAAGTTATTAATAACCACAAAGTCTTTCTAGGTTCAGCACGAAATTCATAATCTCGAGTGGAACCAGGTCGAAAAATCTCAGAGTGCCTCTTCTGTCCTTGAAGGAAGCAGTAGAAAGATTATGTGATATCCTGTCTGACGTTATAGATTTACAATTCTTGTTTAATTTAAGATGGTTCAATATGTACAGCAAAAGTTTTTGTTTATAGTGATTAGGTTGTCTGATGCCCATTCATTCTACTTTGACCACAGGCATTTTCAACTGTGGGCACACCTGACTATATTGCTCCAGAAGTGTTGCTGAAGAGAGGCTACAGCATGGAGTGCGATTGGTTAGTTTAATAACAATGATTCTTTGTTTGTGAAATGTGGTTGACATTTTGTTTATCAGGAAGGCTGCATTGAGTTGCTGTTGTTTCAATGTCTGGGAAGGACTAGGAACTCATAATGGTGAACCAAGATCAGTAATTGGGGAGGGGGAGAGGTGCATAGGCATGTGCCTAAGCAAAATTAGGCATACCATTCTAGAGAAACAATTATCCTTCTTAAGTCAGAAATATAAAACACAACTACACTGAAGCATAAATATTCTGAATCAAATTCAGAAAATTAATCATATCCCAGAAGCTTGAGATCTTTATGCATTTCAAGGTTCAGGATAACATATCGGAAGTTTGTCGAAGCTAGTGTCTAATACTGCATTGAACAACTTGTGGTAATTGACTGAAAGATACCATGAAAGACGTAAAACTCGTCTAGCTTATTAAGAGAAATATAAGAGATAGATGTAATTTGTGTTTCCCTTAATATTTTCTGTAGCAAGAAGGATATCACCAAGTCTTTCCCTGTTTATCTGAGTCCTAGAGGATTAAGAAGCACCTGCTTGTTTGTTAAGCTATTTCCTGCTGTCCTGAAACTTTTGAAACTCTTTAAAAGGAAACCATTTGTTGCACTTGTACACTAAAATATGTGATCTGATACATTTCAATTTAATAATTGATGACTTATCATTTATTATTTGCTCTTTTGATTAAAATGTTAGGTGTTTTCAACTATCCATTATTATTATAGCTACTCATGCCCGTGGATTCCTCTTTGGACTTCCTACTAAAAGAACGTTATCCTGGAAACCAAGTTTCTATCAACAATTTGTAAATACATTTAGTGGAGTGTTAAACTTTTTGCATCGCGTAGCTTCTGGTTTGTAGCTATAGAGTGTAATAGATTTTAAAACCATTGATATTGTGGAATATTTGCAGATTTGATTAAGCATACAGATTCAGAATTAATGTGTATCATTGGCGCCTTCCTAACAGGTGGTCTCTTGGTGCTATAATGTATGAGATGCTCATTGGTTACCCTCCATTCTACTCTGATGATCCAATAACCACCTGCAGAAAGGTAGACATACTATGTGGCTTTTCTAAACCTGAATTCAGCATAAACTGATTTCACAAGGGGCCATTCTAGTTAAAGATTAGCTAAATGCTGCTGATTAGGTCAACATCTGATTAAAGTTTCCAGATCCACTGTAAAAATTCCTTCTTTatctttatctttttctttcttgcaaagATAAAAGATGTTATACTAAGAACGCACCAAAGTTGTGCAACTCATGGTACAGATAAATTACAAAAACTTATGAGAATAGTATGCAGCAAAAATCTGAAGATCTGTCTTGGCCTTTTTCGGTGGAATATGATATGTCCACTTCATAGGATATAGTAATTCGCTTACTTGGGAATCAAATGAAAATGTAGTGCAATGTCtcttgatgatgatgatgtgcTGTGATGCATTTCCATGGCAACATTTGTTTCCCAGATAGTCCACTGGAAGAATCACTTGAGATTTCCAGATGAAGCAAGGCTGTCCCCTGAAGCAAAGGACCTGATCTCTAGGCTGCTTTGTGATGTTGAACATAGGCTAGGTTCTCGTGGAGCAGAGCAAATAAAGGTTTGTTGTCTTGTCATTACCACAGTGTAGGAGCTTTGGTGGTTTTCTCTAATTTCACCATTTATTAATATACTTTGCCTCCTCTATTCTAATAATTTCTCATCAGGCTCATCCTTGGTTCAAAGACATTCTTTGGGACAAACTCTATAGCATGGACGCAGCATACAAACCTGAGGTCAATGGAGAACTTGATACCcaaaattttatgaaattcGATGAGGTAGCAGAAATGTTGGACAAAATTTTGATTCTATTAGTATGCTATTCAAGTTCTTTCATGAAAATTGGGTTGtcatttttccagttttcttcatATCCTCCTGTTCAGCAAAATTCCACTTTTTGTTCATCATTTCCGCTAAAGTGAAGTCTTCAATGGATAGAAAAGCTACTCCCTGAAATTTTCCTGTCAAATTGGATAGCTACTTTCTAGTACcaagttttttattttcattatgACAATGCACCTCCAGTTGACAAATTTGCATATCTGTGCTTGCCACTTTCAATTTGGTTATCAAATAAGCCTTCAAATGATCTTGTATTGGTCTGGCGTGACAGACCAGGTAAGTGACTAGCATGGATTTGGGGAAAGAATGTTCTCTAAGGTAAAGGCATCATGTACAATCAGTCAATTTCCAAGTCACTCATTGATAATAATCATGATGGAGGTGTACTTGCATTAGTTGGACTAAAGAGTGAGATTCAATGCTCGCTGTATTGCTCTTGACATTAATAGATGAGGTAGTGGTAATGAGCATGATTGAGGGAGGTTGAGAAGTTCTTGGAAAGTTTCAGGTGACATTGTGAACATGAAGCCTAGAGAATGATCATAAAAGTTAGTCGAGTACGAGAAGGAGCAGCACTTGAAATGTGGGTGATCAAAAGAGGATAGTGGTTTAGTGAAATCTACCGGTGTGAGTAAATTGAGGTTAATTTTTCTAGTCATGAAAGGAGAAATGAATTTAGTTgctgattaatttttttttaagggaaATGGGAGCTACATTGCTTTCCAGGAAAAATAATCTTCAATGAGAATGAGTCAGATGTTCCTTCAAGGCTATTAAGAGTCTTTTTTCCCCCATAAAATATTAAATGTGTATTTTTTGAAGTAAGATGATTTCATTCTCAGTTTAATTTGACGAAGCTAAGAATTGTACCTTGGTTTGGAGTTTGTTAAGAGTGCATTAACAAGGTTTATTAGCAACAACAACTAACTAGTTTTAGTGTTCTTCAACGAGATAGAAGCTGCAAATAAGTCGATAGGCATATTTTACATGACTTTACATTCCTATACTCTTTTCATTCATGTAATTCCCCCATCTGTAACCATTTGTAGCTCTAGGTGTGGCTCCATGTCAAACAGTTAAAATACTGGATTGCTAAACTTAATACAGTAATACCTTTTAAACATGGAATGCATTTTTCTTGCCAAAAATATATAGATCTTCCGATTCAAGTCCATCAAATATGATCAGCAATCTCCTTTTGGTCAGCAGACAGCCTTCTATTCTAAATATTATTTGTTCATCCTTTTCGTATTAATTTCCTTACCATAGTTGTTCTTAATCATCCATTTTGATCAAGGGGTACTATTCGAGGATGTCAATATGATGAAACTTGTAGATAGAACTTTCTTATTAGTACTTAGCAGGAAAAAAGGTGGTGGCAACTCCTGTTTCATTACCTTCGACTTCAATGCATGCTTCAAGTGTAGGTGTGCACATCTTTTTTGCCTTTATGCCCTTTCTCTCTGTATTTCCATGTACTTGTGTTACATAACCCAGCCTCTATACACGTGACTTCCACCCCAAGATATAAgtaaaagaaaagcaaaagttcTTCAATTAGTTGCTGGTGAGCCAAAGTGATTGCAAAAGTGACTAGCTAAGTGGCAGTTTGGGGGACTCAagttgttttcctttgtttagTCTACCCCTGTGTTTGCTGGTTCTTTCTAAAATAATCTATCATGTTGAGTCATCTGTCTGAATATCTTACAACTGTCTTGTAGGTGGATCCTCCGCCAGCAAAAAACAGTTCAGGACACCTGAGGAAGGTAATTATCTTTTataaaaaaggggaaaaggatTCTGACTTGC is part of the Coffea eugenioides isolate CCC68of chromosome 6, Ceug_1.0, whole genome shotgun sequence genome and encodes:
- the LOC113776497 gene encoding serine/threonine-protein kinase 38-like — protein: MERQVGEEVEGKVLAASAEELDVESDEQLMSTLTLERVAAAKKYIEDHYRAHMKLIQQRKERRSALETKLACSDVSEEEQLNLLKDLERKETEYMRLKRHKISVADFQLLTIIGRGAFGEVRLCQDKKSGEIYAMKKLKKSEMLSRGQVDHVRAERNLLAEVASYFIVKLYYSFQDADYLYLVMEYLPGGDMMTLLMREETLTETVAKFYIAQSVLAIESIHKHNYIHRDIKPDNLLLDKNGHLKLSDFGLCKPLDCSNLTPINENEVMGDPSTKGSVVPNGCFPDKGNGSFWNSSLEQLQHWQKNRRKLAFSTVGTPDYIAPEVLLKRGYSMECDWWSLGAIMYEMLIGYPPFYSDDPITTCRKIVHWKNHLRFPDEARLSPEAKDLISRLLCDVEHRLGSRGAEQIKAHPWFKDILWDKLYSMDAAYKPEVNGELDTQNFMKFDEVDPPPAKNSSGHLRKMHLTSKDLSFIGYTYKNFEAVKGLPKSHDSKSSVSPERLSNASVCSDSEVDYCRMYATDDAEVLIRASSAADVSSQ
- the LOC113775602 gene encoding protein ALP1-like, producing MEISSFSSPYSGSSSEDYLSSNLFSFFQELDPIAIPANNTSSSSSSQININLSKKRKRVDHEPTSSSIQDFVNTFLTFDSDNKQQEQQQEDEFLLFPSLASFSQSPSSTSPMREMKEDAIGTASESKRARRSSPEVGASEAGTSSQRRLWVKDRSKAWWEHCNSADFPEEEFRKAFRMSKATFDMICDELESVVTKKDTMLRLAIPVRQRVAVCIWRLATGEPLREVSKRFGLGISTCHKLVLEVCSAIRNVLMPKFLQWPSEENMREVKRGFEMISGVADVAGSIYTSHVPIIAPKVSVASYFNKRHTERNQKTSYSITVQGVVDPKGVFTDICVGWPGSMTDDKVLEQSALYQRANRGLLKDVWVVGNAGFPLMDWVLVPYTRQNLTWTQHALNEKVGEVQNIAKEAFMRLKARWRCLQKRTEVKLQDLPILLGACCVLHNICEIRDEGMSPELRFELFDDEVVPENPVRSMNAFQARDQIAHKLLHHNLAGTTFL